Genomic window (Chryseobacterium bernardetii):
TGATGTAAGTATTTTCAACTTGAGCTTTTTCTGCAATTTCTTCCTGGGTAAAATTATCCAGTGGATGGGTAGGGAAAGTATCCTCAAAATCTCTGTGAGGTCTTATTCCACGGAAAGGTTTAAAAACAGGCATATTTATCTTATAGTTTCTTTTTGTAGCTTAATAATTTGTTCTGCAAGTTCGACACCGATTTTTTCTTGCGCATCTACCGTATTCCCGCCTACATGAGGAGAAAGTGATAGTGCAGGATTCATCAGTAGTGGAAGTTCAGGATTGGGTTCGTTTTCAAAAACGTCCAATGCAGCTCCTGCCACTTTTCCTGATTCAATAAAATCAATCAGCGCCACTTCATTGATCACGCCGCCTCTTGCAGTATTTACAATATAAACTCCGTCTTTCATTTTTTCAAATTGCGGGGTGTCTATAATGTATTCATTCGTTTTCGGAGTATTGATGCTGATGAAGTCTGATTCTTTAAGGAAGGCATCCATATCATTGGTGGAAGTGATTTCAAAGTTCACAGATTGTCCGTCAAAGAAATTCAGTGTAAGAACTTCTGTTTTCGGGCTTCTTGTAAGAACCTGTATCTTCATTCCTAAGGCAATTCCTATTTTCACGACTTCCTGGCCAATACTTCCAAAGCCGATTACTCCTAATGTTTTTCCTGAAAGTTCATAAGCATTGCTGAATGACTTTTTCATGGCATTGAAATGGGTTTCTCCTTCCAAAGGCATCAGTCTGTTTGATTCGTGAAGGAATCTGGCTAATGCAATGAAGTGTCCGAAAACCAGTTCTGCAACAGATTTTGAAGATGCTGTAGGAGTGTTGATGATCTTAATCCCCTTGTTTTTGGCATATTCAACATCAATATTGTCCATTCCGATCCCGCCGCGGCCTATGATTCTAAGTCCCGGGCATGCATCAATCAGGTCCTGTCTTACTTTTGTTGCACTCCTTACAAGAAGAACATCTACGTTATTATCGTTGATAAAGTTAATAACGTGATCCTGGGCCACTCTATTGTCCAGAATTTCAATTCCGGCGTTTTTTAAAGCCTGTTCTCCTGCTTTTGAGATTCCATCGTTTGCTAAAACTTTCATGTGTTAT
Coding sequences:
- a CDS encoding D-2-hydroxyacid dehydrogenase: MKVLANDGISKAGEQALKNAGIEILDNRVAQDHVINFINDNNVDVLLVRSATKVRQDLIDACPGLRIIGRGGIGMDNIDVEYAKNKGIKIINTPTASSKSVAELVFGHFIALARFLHESNRLMPLEGETHFNAMKKSFSNAYELSGKTLGVIGFGSIGQEVVKIGIALGMKIQVLTRSPKTEVLTLNFFDGQSVNFEITSTNDMDAFLKESDFISINTPKTNEYIIDTPQFEKMKDGVYIVNTARGGVINEVALIDFIESGKVAGAALDVFENEPNPELPLLMNPALSLSPHVGGNTVDAQEKIGVELAEQIIKLQKETIR